A window of the Coprobacter fastidiosus genome harbors these coding sequences:
- a CDS encoding ROK family protein, whose translation MGYVNDNRIVMTLDAGGTNFVFSAIQAGEEIIEPFSVSSCSYDLKSCLNSLLGGFRKVCSLLPQDPVAISFAFPGPADYENGVIGDLPNFPSFRGGIALKAFLEEKFCIPVYINNDGNLFAYGEALAGALPYVNSCLESVGSNRRYKNLLGITFGTGFGAGVVIDKVLLSGDNGCGGDVWLVRNGCYPNMIAEESVSIRAVKRVYERFAGLEGSDLTPKDIFEIADGKMGGNKNAAVKSFQEFGKVAGMTIAGALNIVDGIVVLGGGITGAAKYFMPSLLEELRGNLFSFSGDSFPVLQMDIFDLSNKREFDSFLSDEDELIKVPDSDRYIPYRKVKKTGILVSSLGTSKAIALGAYTFALTQLDKS comes from the coding sequence ATGGGATATGTAAATGATAATAGAATAGTAATGACATTGGATGCCGGCGGAACGAATTTTGTTTTTTCGGCGATACAGGCCGGTGAGGAAATAATAGAACCTTTTTCTGTTTCGTCTTGTAGTTATGACCTGAAGTCATGCTTGAACAGTCTGTTAGGCGGTTTCCGAAAAGTATGCTCTTTGTTGCCTCAAGATCCGGTTGCAATCAGTTTTGCTTTTCCCGGTCCTGCGGATTATGAAAATGGGGTAATCGGAGATTTGCCGAATTTCCCTTCTTTCAGGGGTGGTATAGCCCTAAAAGCTTTTCTTGAAGAAAAGTTTTGTATACCGGTGTATATTAACAACGATGGAAATTTGTTTGCATATGGAGAAGCGCTTGCCGGAGCATTGCCTTATGTAAATAGTTGTTTGGAGTCTGTGGGGAGTAACCGGCGTTATAAAAATTTATTAGGTATTACTTTCGGTACGGGGTTTGGAGCAGGAGTTGTGATAGATAAGGTCTTGTTATCGGGAGATAACGGTTGCGGTGGTGATGTATGGCTTGTTCGTAATGGTTGTTATCCGAATATGATAGCGGAGGAGAGTGTCAGTATTCGTGCTGTAAAACGAGTGTATGAGCGGTTTGCCGGATTAGAGGGTTCAGATTTGACTCCAAAAGATATTTTTGAAATAGCGGATGGAAAGATGGGTGGTAATAAAAATGCCGCAGTGAAAAGTTTTCAGGAATTTGGCAAAGTTGCAGGAATGACTATTGCCGGAGCTTTGAATATAGTGGACGGAATTGTCGTTTTGGGAGGAGGAATTACAGGGGCGGCAAAGTATTTTATGCCATCTTTGTTGGAGGAGTTGCGAGGAAATCTTTTCTCTTTTTCCGGAGATAGTTTTCCTGTTTTGCAAATGGATATTTTTGATCTTTCGAACAAGCGAGAATTCGATTCTTTTTTATCGGATGAAGATGAACTTATAAAAGTTCCTGATTCGGATAGATATATTCCATATCGCAAAGTTAAGAAAACAGGGATACTTGTGTCATCCTTAGGGACTAGTAAAGCTATTGCATTAGGAGCATATACATTTGCTCTGACACAACTTGACAAGAGTTAA
- a CDS encoding class I mannose-6-phosphate isomerase: MRRSNYDKFPVTNITGEIWVGIEDIISQLQREIVKKDFILVVDCYVGVSLDKLYECLINLHPDLCINTECLMKPENEVRDMTYPYVTDDELFGYRTRLNISDFFDHEKVSAFRKRISSEKGIKIILGCGASWICPDADLLVYGDIARWELQQRFRRHEIKALGVDVRNESPARQYKRGYFCDWQVCDTLKKSIYEKVCYWLDMNIPLTPKMISKDTFMRGLAKTIEGPFRVVPFFDPAPWGGQWMKDVCDLDKNADNFGWCFDCVPEENSLMLRVNGADFEMPSVNLVYLKTSELLGEPVEARFGQDFPIRFDFLDTIGGGNLSLQVHPTTQYIRDRFNIPYTQDESYYLLDAEEGASVFLGVKTNVNKESMLADLRSAQSGEMIFDPQPYINCFPAFKHDHFLIPGGTVHCSGAGAMVLEISSTPSIFTFKLWDWKRLGLDGKPRPINVEHGSHVINWKRDTEYALKYLVNCVEVVAEGDGWIEEKTGLHPNEFIETRRHWFERTVTHYTRNSVNVLNLVEGDEVIIESPDERFEPFVLHYAETVIVPASVGTYMITPYGTASGKRCATIKAFVRLNA, encoded by the coding sequence ATGAGAAGGTCAAATTATGATAAATTCCCGGTAACAAATATAACGGGAGAGATATGGGTAGGAATAGAGGATATAATTTCGCAATTGCAGCGTGAAATTGTAAAAAAGGATTTTATATTAGTTGTGGATTGTTATGTCGGGGTTTCCTTGGATAAGTTGTATGAATGTTTAATAAATCTGCATCCTGATTTGTGTATAAATACGGAATGTCTGATGAAACCGGAAAATGAAGTTCGCGATATGACTTATCCGTATGTGACTGATGACGAATTGTTCGGATATAGAACAAGATTAAATATTTCCGATTTTTTTGATCATGAAAAAGTTTCGGCTTTCCGTAAACGGATTTCTTCTGAAAAAGGCATAAAAATTATTCTGGGGTGTGGAGCTTCTTGGATTTGCCCTGATGCTGATTTGTTGGTATATGGAGATATTGCACGTTGGGAGTTGCAACAGCGTTTTCGTCGTCATGAAATAAAAGCGTTAGGTGTGGATGTCCGAAACGAATCACCAGCCCGGCAATACAAGCGAGGGTATTTTTGTGATTGGCAGGTGTGTGATACTCTTAAAAAAAGTATATATGAGAAAGTCTGCTATTGGTTGGATATGAATATTCCACTGACTCCTAAGATGATAAGTAAAGATACTTTTATGCGGGGACTTGCCAAGACGATTGAGGGACCTTTCAGAGTTGTTCCGTTTTTTGATCCGGCCCCTTGGGGAGGTCAGTGGATGAAGGATGTTTGTGATTTAGATAAAAATGCCGATAATTTCGGTTGGTGTTTCGATTGTGTCCCGGAGGAGAATAGCTTGATGTTGCGAGTAAATGGTGCCGATTTTGAAATGCCTTCGGTGAATTTAGTTTATTTGAAAACCTCCGAATTGCTTGGAGAACCGGTTGAAGCTCGTTTCGGACAGGATTTTCCGATACGGTTTGATTTCTTAGATACTATAGGTGGAGGGAATCTCAGTTTACAAGTGCATCCAACAACTCAATATATACGAGATAGATTTAATATTCCTTACACTCAGGATGAAAGCTATTATTTGCTTGATGCCGAAGAGGGGGCATCTGTTTTTTTAGGAGTAAAAACGAATGTCAATAAAGAAAGCATGTTAGCTGATTTAAGAAGCGCCCAATCTGGAGAAATGATTTTTGACCCGCAACCCTATATCAATTGTTTTCCGGCATTCAAACACGATCATTTTTTGATACCGGGAGGGACAGTACATTGTTCCGGAGCTGGAGCAATGGTTTTGGAGATAAGTTCTACCCCGAGTATATTTACTTTTAAACTGTGGGATTGGAAACGGTTAGGTTTGGATGGTAAACCTCGGCCGATAAATGTGGAACATGGTAGTCATGTAATAAATTGGAAAAGAGACACGGAGTATGCTTTGAAATATCTGGTGAATTGTGTGGAGGTTGTTGCGGAGGGTGACGGATGGATAGAGGAAAAGACCGGACTGCATCCAAATGAATTTATTGAAACCCGTCGGCATTGGTTTGAAAGAACGGTAACACATTATACAAGGAATAGTGTCAACGTTTTGAATTTGGTGGAAGGAGATGAGGTTATTATAGAGAGTCCTGATGAACGATTTGAACCGTTTGTGCTTCATTATGCAGAAACGGTCATTGTCCCGGCTTCGGTCGGAACATACATGATAACGCCTTATGGTACAGCTTCGGGAAAACGTTGTGCTACTATAAAAGCTTTTGTTCGGTTAAATGCTTAA
- a CDS encoding glycoside hydrolase family 88/105 protein — translation MRLRYVCLLFCIFFVGYMKAGNTKISPDSLMSVMKRVADWQIADYPRHLHKWTHTPVMWTNGVMYIGMAEWASLWKDDSYFEWLKKIAAKERWHPAKGMYFADDICVSQLYCQLYEKYKDPVMLQPTEARLEWVMNHPSKAKLTYEAPHSHDRWCWCDALFMAPTVYARMGKITGDIRYWNFMEKEFWETVELLYDRKENLFYRDTRYLSMREKNGAPVFWGRGNGWVAGALAVIIDQLPENYPTRLKYITLYQQLMKRVAGLQDDEGYWHASMLDTETYRMPETSSTAFFVYGLAWGIRRGYLPEKKYFPIMEKGWSALVRAVHPDGKLGWVQAIGSDPQRVSADMTEVYGTGAFLLAGTEIYRMLMEK, via the coding sequence ATGAGACTGAGATATGTATGCTTATTATTCTGCATCTTTTTTGTAGGGTATATGAAAGCTGGAAATACGAAAATTTCTCCCGATTCATTAATGAGTGTAATGAAACGTGTTGCCGATTGGCAAATAGCGGATTATCCTCGACATTTACATAAATGGACGCATACTCCTGTAATGTGGACTAACGGAGTAATGTATATCGGAATGGCGGAATGGGCTTCATTGTGGAAAGACGACTCTTATTTTGAATGGTTGAAGAAAATTGCTGCAAAAGAACGGTGGCATCCGGCAAAGGGTATGTATTTTGCTGATGATATTTGTGTGTCGCAGCTTTATTGTCAGTTATATGAAAAATATAAAGATCCGGTAATGCTTCAACCTACAGAAGCCCGTTTGGAGTGGGTAATGAATCATCCTTCAAAGGCAAAACTGACTTATGAGGCTCCGCATTCCCATGATCGTTGGTGCTGGTGTGATGCTTTGTTTATGGCTCCTACCGTATATGCACGTATGGGAAAGATTACGGGTGACATACGGTATTGGAATTTTATGGAAAAAGAGTTTTGGGAAACCGTAGAGCTTCTATATGACCGCAAAGAGAATCTTTTTTATAGAGATACCCGTTATTTGTCAATGCGTGAAAAGAATGGAGCTCCAGTTTTTTGGGGACGAGGTAATGGTTGGGTAGCGGGGGCTCTGGCCGTAATTATAGACCAATTACCGGAAAATTATCCGACACGATTAAAGTATATAACTTTATATCAGCAGCTTATGAAACGTGTTGCCGGATTACAGGATGATGAAGGATATTGGCATGCCAGTATGCTTGATACAGAAACATACCGAATGCCTGAAACAAGTTCTACGGCCTTTTTTGTATATGGTTTGGCTTGGGGAATTCGTCGTGGATATCTGCCTGAAAAGAAATATTTTCCTATAATGGAAAAAGGGTGGAGTGCCCTTGTGCGGGCAGTACATCCGGATGGGAAATTAGGTTGGGTGCAGGCCATCGGATCTGATCCTCAAAGAGTATCGGCAGATATGACAGAAGTATATGGCACGGGGGCTTTTCTATTGGCTGGTACTGAAATTTATAGAATGCTTATGGAGAAATGA
- a CDS encoding sulfatase, whose product MKYPVSSSALFPVAGLLFFPLTAQTQTRPNVVFIVVDDYGWADVGYNGSRFYETPNIDKLAADGVIFTDGYAAAPVSSPARVSIMTGKNPARTGITDWIPGYQYGLDKQKLSKYKMLSPEMPLNMPLEEVTIGEALREQGYKTFYVGKWHCAEDSLFYPQYQGFDVNIGGWLMGKPNGDVRKKGGRGAYFSPYHNPMLSDGPDGEYLTDRLGDECLKLMDSAGRSPFFLFLSFYAVHTPIEAKPEVTKYFEKKARKMGLDTISPFTTNKDWIRNTPYRAWHWKERTIQSDAEYAALIWSMDENVGKVLDYLKKEGLYDNMVVCLVSDNGGLSTAEGSPTSNFPLRGGKGWLYEGGIRVPYIIKTPYMKGSAGICKTPVSSTDFYPTILELTGATLKPYQHKDGVSLVPLLKGNTVFDRGAIYFHYPHYGGKGDSPAGAIRKGDYKLIWFYEDDHIELYNLKMDISEKENLAETQKERALSLQKELQEWLCSCAAKMPVYNPDYKEIKY is encoded by the coding sequence ATGAAATATCCGGTTTCTTCTTCTGCGTTATTTCCGGTGGCGGGATTGTTATTTTTTCCGCTTACGGCTCAAACCCAGACTCGTCCGAATGTCGTGTTCATAGTTGTGGATGATTATGGATGGGCAGATGTCGGGTACAATGGAAGCCGTTTTTATGAAACTCCCAATATAGACAAACTTGCTGCAGACGGAGTGATTTTTACGGACGGATATGCCGCAGCTCCGGTAAGTTCTCCTGCAAGGGTAAGTATAATGACAGGTAAGAATCCCGCACGAACGGGGATCACCGATTGGATTCCGGGTTATCAATATGGCCTGGATAAACAGAAACTGAGCAAATATAAAATGTTGTCTCCTGAGATGCCGTTGAATATGCCGCTTGAGGAAGTTACTATCGGAGAAGCATTAAGGGAACAAGGGTATAAAACATTTTATGTCGGGAAATGGCATTGTGCTGAAGATTCTTTATTCTATCCTCAATATCAAGGTTTTGATGTGAATATCGGGGGATGGTTAATGGGAAAACCTAACGGGGATGTCCGGAAGAAAGGAGGACGGGGAGCATATTTCTCTCCCTATCATAATCCGATGTTATCGGACGGTCCGGATGGAGAGTACCTTACGGATCGTTTAGGAGATGAATGTTTGAAACTAATGGATTCGGCAGGAAGATCACCTTTCTTTCTTTTCTTGTCGTTTTATGCAGTGCATACTCCGATAGAGGCGAAACCTGAGGTTACGAAATATTTCGAGAAGAAGGCTCGGAAAATGGGTTTGGATACGATCTCACCTTTTACGACAAATAAAGATTGGATACGGAATACTCCATATAGAGCTTGGCATTGGAAAGAACGTACGATACAGAGTGATGCCGAATATGCTGCATTGATATGGAGTATGGATGAAAATGTGGGGAAAGTTTTAGATTATTTAAAAAAAGAGGGCTTATATGATAATATGGTCGTTTGCTTAGTTTCTGACAATGGTGGTTTATCTACAGCTGAAGGTTCTCCTACTTCTAATTTCCCGTTACGGGGAGGAAAAGGCTGGCTGTATGAAGGCGGGATACGGGTCCCCTATATTATTAAGACTCCTTATATGAAAGGTTCGGCTGGGATTTGTAAAACTCCAGTTTCTTCTACGGATTTTTATCCTACTATACTGGAGCTTACCGGAGCGACTTTGAAACCCTACCAGCATAAAGATGGAGTAAGTCTTGTACCTTTATTGAAAGGGAATACGGTCTTTGACCGGGGAGCTATTTATTTTCATTATCCTCATTATGGAGGTAAAGGTGATTCTCCGGCAGGAGCTATACGTAAAGGAGATTATAAGTTAATATGGTTTTATGAGGATGATCATATAGAATTATATAATCTTAAAATGGATATTTCTGAAAAGGAAAATTTGGCGGAAACTCAAAAGGAAAGAGCTTTGTCTTTACAGAAAGAACTGCAGGAATGGTTGTGCTCATGTGCTGCAAAAATGCCTGTATATAATCCGGATTATAAGGAAATAAAATATTGA
- a CDS encoding glycoside hydrolase has translation MKRSLLFILLCSLFTFAFSKENTVVVFPNEVHQTIHSFGASDCWRTQYIGKNWPLEKRNAIADYLFSSDFDDKGNPRGIGLTLWRFNIGSGSHEAGERGGVASEWRRTECFLDSLGNWDWSKQEGQRWFLQAARERKVPYTLGFSISAPVFMSKNGMARASEPTPYANLRPDKYVDYAHFMAVVCEKLGLDYLSPINEPQWNWIHAGQEGMQMTNEECCRLIRCLDKELKKINGNTRVVFGEAGCINYLYERVKDNPLRSNQIEEIFATDGKYSISGLQNVAPIVSGHSYWSTWSLDSLISWRKRLNRKIKTDLPGTAYWQTEYCPMEKNDDNPYGGGKRDIGMNTALYVARVIHSDLVYANAASWQFWTAFSEWDYKDGLIYIDDGRSPQGANSLDNPLVESCKYDGVYRTSKLMWALGNYSLFVRPGMQRISANLQGVSDEESVRSLMVSAYKDPISGKMVLVFINFAQDENIVNIQFKGNKKVASVKYKQYITSEECDLSYKGNVGNKVVIPARSLVTLVSEMK, from the coding sequence ATGAAAAGGTCGTTGTTATTTATTCTTCTTTGCAGTTTGTTCACATTTGCTTTTTCAAAAGAGAATACTGTTGTCGTATTCCCTAATGAAGTGCATCAGACAATTCACAGTTTCGGTGCTTCTGATTGCTGGCGTACCCAATATATCGGGAAAAATTGGCCTTTAGAAAAAAGAAATGCCATTGCCGATTATCTGTTCAGTTCCGATTTTGATGACAAAGGAAATCCCCGTGGGATAGGATTAACGCTTTGGCGTTTTAATATAGGTTCGGGAAGCCATGAGGCTGGAGAGAGAGGTGGCGTAGCGTCGGAATGGCGTAGAACCGAATGTTTTTTAGATTCTTTGGGAAATTGGGACTGGTCAAAACAAGAAGGACAGAGATGGTTTTTGCAAGCTGCCCGGGAGAGAAAAGTTCCTTATACCTTAGGTTTTTCTATTTCGGCACCTGTATTTATGTCGAAAAATGGAATGGCGCGGGCTAGTGAGCCTACACCTTATGCTAATTTGAGACCTGATAAATATGTCGATTATGCTCATTTTATGGCTGTCGTTTGCGAAAAATTGGGACTTGACTATTTGAGTCCTATTAATGAACCTCAATGGAATTGGATTCATGCAGGTCAGGAAGGTATGCAAATGACTAATGAAGAGTGTTGCCGTTTGATCCGGTGTCTGGATAAAGAATTGAAAAAAATAAATGGGAATACTCGTGTAGTTTTTGGAGAAGCAGGTTGTATTAATTATTTATATGAACGGGTGAAAGATAATCCGTTGAGAAGTAATCAAATAGAAGAAATATTTGCTACCGATGGAAAATATAGCATATCTGGACTGCAAAATGTCGCTCCTATTGTTTCGGGACATTCTTATTGGTCAACATGGTCGTTGGATTCCTTAATCAGTTGGAGAAAACGATTGAATCGTAAAATAAAAACGGATTTACCCGGTACAGCTTATTGGCAGACCGAATATTGCCCTATGGAGAAAAATGATGATAATCCGTATGGCGGTGGAAAACGAGATATAGGGATGAATACGGCCTTATATGTAGCGCGTGTTATTCATAGTGATCTAGTTTATGCGAATGCGGCTTCTTGGCAGTTTTGGACTGCTTTTTCGGAATGGGATTATAAAGACGGTCTGATTTATATCGATGATGGAAGGTCGCCTCAAGGAGCTAATTCGCTTGATAATCCGTTAGTAGAATCTTGTAAATATGACGGAGTGTACAGAACGTCAAAACTAATGTGGGCTTTAGGAAATTACAGTCTGTTTGTTCGTCCCGGTATGCAGAGAATTTCTGCGAATTTGCAAGGAGTTTCGGATGAAGAATCGGTGCGATCGCTGATGGTGTCTGCTTATAAAGATCCGATTTCTGGTAAAATGGTTTTGGTTTTTATCAATTTCGCTCAGGATGAAAATATTGTGAATATTCAGTTCAAAGGAAATAAGAAGGTTGCTTCAGTAAAATATAAACAGTATATTACTTCTGAAGAGTGTGATTTATCATATAAAGGTAATGTCGGAAATAAGGTCGTTATTCCTGCTCGATCGTTAGTGACTTTAGTATCCGAAATGAAATAA
- a CDS encoding glycoside hydrolase family 2 protein, producing MKNIIIKYSIVFFSFLFLISGSLFAREEMSLCGVWKFALERDYKSYDSWTEGFEFGRDVTVPHTWNVEDKTERIFGKAWYEKRTIVPENWKGKHVRLCFDAVYRDVVVWVNGKQVGTHSGSGFTEFSFDISRLLKYGKENRITVSVDNSFSEHALPYKAKFDWPNDGGIIRPVKLLALEKPAVRSAFVRYDIDFSNSSADMDIEVRSWNPEIKELSYDVIIKEWKSQNTIFEKTFEASIKNGISRLNFRLDSVKLWHFDTPHLYTLEIKSVQKGRVSDSYTTRFGIRKVEIKGDTLLLNNEPVRLPGIEYMPGSYPEFGMAEPLWVMEKAVEQIKDLNCVLTRCHWQYDKRYFDLLDEKGILVQEEIPWWQAPGNLTPELEDLAKKQIDEMIERDFNHPSIISWGVSNEVFYNTDKDIYRRLIRHAKDYNSGRFVTVVSNEIFDRLENDESLLGDIPTWNDYTGTWHGKSREETPDKLALINNRALKGRPLLITEHGLCEPRFVGADARRVVEMTYHYDQWAKNKFIIGVIYFSLNDYRTHVGEAGFGRYKSRVHGLSSMWFDKKPSFQVYKGLAAPIYVENLHIRASGKEAQVVLKVKDDLPSYTLRKYTVCWKTVTGMKKLELPDLKPGERYTFEIDGLDPLSRPDVKIFRPTGYLVTEY from the coding sequence ATGAAAAACATAATTATAAAATATAGTATCGTCTTTTTTAGCTTTTTATTTCTTATATCGGGAAGTCTTTTTGCTCGTGAGGAGATGTCTCTTTGCGGAGTATGGAAATTTGCATTAGAACGAGATTATAAATCTTATGATTCTTGGACAGAAGGTTTTGAATTCGGTCGGGATGTAACAGTCCCTCATACGTGGAATGTAGAAGATAAAACGGAACGTATATTCGGAAAAGCTTGGTATGAAAAGCGAACGATTGTTCCGGAGAATTGGAAGGGTAAACATGTCCGCCTTTGTTTTGATGCGGTATATAGAGATGTTGTTGTTTGGGTCAATGGAAAACAAGTGGGTACACATTCGGGATCAGGATTTACGGAATTTTCTTTTGACATATCTCGTTTACTAAAATATGGGAAAGAAAATCGAATAACAGTGTCTGTCGATAACTCTTTTTCTGAACATGCTCTGCCTTATAAAGCCAAATTCGATTGGCCGAATGATGGGGGCATTATTCGGCCGGTAAAACTTTTAGCTTTGGAAAAACCTGCAGTACGCTCTGCGTTTGTTCGTTACGATATAGATTTTAGTAATAGTTCCGCAGATATGGATATAGAGGTGAGAAGTTGGAATCCTGAGATAAAGGAGCTTTCTTATGACGTAATTATCAAAGAATGGAAATCGCAGAATACTATTTTTGAAAAGACATTTGAGGCCAGTATAAAAAATGGCATATCCCGATTGAATTTTAGATTGGATAGTGTTAAATTGTGGCATTTCGATACTCCTCATTTATATACACTGGAGATAAAAAGCGTGCAGAAAGGTAGAGTATCAGATTCATATACAACACGTTTCGGAATAAGAAAAGTCGAGATTAAGGGAGATACGCTTCTTTTGAATAACGAACCTGTTCGGCTTCCGGGAATAGAATATATGCCCGGCAGTTATCCTGAGTTCGGTATGGCAGAACCGTTGTGGGTTATGGAAAAGGCTGTGGAACAAATAAAGGACTTGAATTGTGTCCTTACCCGTTGTCATTGGCAATATGATAAACGCTATTTCGATTTGTTGGATGAAAAGGGAATATTGGTCCAGGAAGAAATTCCCTGGTGGCAGGCTCCGGGGAATTTGACTCCGGAATTAGAAGATTTAGCAAAAAAACAGATCGACGAAATGATAGAGCGGGATTTTAATCATCCGTCGATAATTTCATGGGGAGTAAGTAACGAAGTATTTTATAATACGGATAAAGATATTTACCGGAGGTTGATTCGCCATGCCAAGGATTATAATTCGGGACGGTTTGTGACGGTGGTTTCAAATGAGATATTTGATCGCCTTGAGAATGACGAGTCTCTTTTAGGTGATATTCCTACATGGAATGATTATACGGGGACTTGGCATGGTAAGAGCAGGGAGGAGACTCCCGATAAATTGGCATTGATTAACAATCGTGCTTTAAAAGGACGTCCGTTATTGATTACAGAACACGGATTGTGTGAGCCGCGTTTTGTGGGGGCAGATGCTCGTCGTGTCGTAGAAATGACTTATCATTATGACCAATGGGCTAAAAATAAGTTTATTATCGGAGTGATTTATTTTTCATTAAACGATTATCGCACTCATGTCGGAGAAGCCGGTTTCGGACGATATAAATCGCGGGTACATGGACTGTCTTCGATGTGGTTTGATAAAAAGCCTTCATTTCAAGTCTATAAAGGATTAGCAGCCCCTATATATGTAGAAAATTTGCATATACGAGCTTCTGGGAAAGAGGCCCAGGTTGTTTTAAAAGTAAAAGACGATCTGCCTTCCTATACTTTAAGAAAATATACAGTATGCTGGAAGACCGTTACTGGTATGAAAAAATTGGAGTTACCCGATCTGAAACCGGGAGAACGATATACTTTCGAGATTGACGGGCTAGATCCTTTATCTCGTCCCGATGTGAAAATTTTCAGACCGACAGGGTATTTAGTTACGGAGTATTAA
- a CDS encoding heparinase II/III domain-containing protein, with translation MRIGNYIKIGTFIIIGIFVFPYVLCAQNGYYFFSDSDKVAIRNSANTLWGSVIVESMKEKVKERRSHKMEVPLLEGGHLHDYFCPVHNLSFSFEWDKPNEHYCSACKKYWKGNKRYDWAWINKVHAENLQYLENCTYLYLATGDTVYAIYIRDMLLDYAYKYPTYFEHNINRVATGLNSGKLFGQSLDESVWASDAARAYSVAKEIMSSGEIKKIETGYLRPCAELLLKRRGGGNWQVWHNSGLIALGVALEDDKIVDIALNDKQCGYHALMEKHVHDDGWWNEGSPTYHYYPLRAMMLSAEALRCRNINLYDRKLLDMLASPAQGVYADLSFPAHNDGWYGESLLAQTKLYELAYARSHNPLFRNILERCYCFVNRTSAEALFNPVSMEQKGKPEYGKSTYFKDLGVGVLRYQDKTVVLKYGPYGGGHGHPDKLSISIHNGKREILPDLGTSAYGVPDFTTWYRKSLAHNTVTVDGKDQAPVTGKLVRFLPSSSGGTIEAEVDSAYNGVKMRRCVTLKKNRLSDDFVCESSRSHVYDYVLLFTEPLDLPQVGKEIAITDAPVYEKIQNMKRCIVRGKFTIQTSDAEIRIEPGCDEIELYTGVAPGIPPTNPGVITKNHSEQRETQPCYPLIIRVKGEKMNIQTIWNLK, from the coding sequence ATGAGAATAGGAAATTATATTAAAATAGGAACTTTTATTATTATCGGAATATTTGTTTTCCCATACGTTTTGTGTGCACAGAACGGTTACTATTTTTTTTCGGATTCGGATAAGGTTGCCATTCGAAATTCTGCAAATACTTTATGGGGCAGTGTAATTGTAGAATCGATGAAAGAAAAAGTAAAAGAACGCCGTTCTCATAAAATGGAAGTTCCTTTGTTAGAAGGGGGGCATCTTCATGATTATTTTTGCCCGGTACATAATCTTTCTTTTAGTTTTGAATGGGATAAACCGAATGAACATTATTGCTCTGCATGTAAGAAATATTGGAAAGGAAACAAGCGCTATGATTGGGCATGGATAAATAAGGTCCACGCGGAGAATCTACAATATCTGGAGAACTGTACTTATTTGTATTTGGCGACGGGAGATACGGTCTATGCAATTTATATCCGTGATATGTTACTTGATTATGCATACAAATATCCCACTTATTTCGAGCATAATATAAATCGTGTGGCAACCGGCTTAAATAGTGGCAAACTGTTCGGACAAAGTCTCGATGAGTCAGTTTGGGCGAGTGATGCTGCCCGGGCTTATTCGGTTGCAAAGGAGATAATGTCCTCCGGTGAGATAAAGAAAATAGAAACCGGCTATCTGAGACCTTGTGCCGAGTTGTTGCTTAAACGTCGGGGTGGAGGAAATTGGCAGGTATGGCATAATAGCGGATTGATTGCTTTAGGAGTTGCTTTGGAAGATGATAAAATAGTCGATATTGCACTGAATGACAAACAATGCGGATATCATGCCTTAATGGAAAAACATGTACATGATGATGGCTGGTGGAATGAAGGTTCTCCGACATATCATTATTACCCTTTAAGAGCTATGATGCTATCTGCCGAAGCGTTGCGTTGTCGAAATATAAATTTGTATGATCGTAAGTTGTTGGATATGTTGGCTTCTCCGGCGCAAGGTGTATATGCCGATCTTTCTTTTCCGGCGCATAATGACGGTTGGTACGGAGAATCTCTTTTGGCGCAGACTAAATTGTATGAATTGGCTTATGCAAGGTCTCATAATCCGTTATTCCGTAATATATTGGAGCGTTGTTATTGTTTTGTCAACCGAACTTCCGCTGAGGCTTTATTCAATCCGGTATCGATGGAGCAAAAAGGAAAACCCGAATATGGAAAGAGTACCTATTTTAAGGATCTCGGGGTCGGTGTTTTAAGATATCAAGATAAAACAGTCGTTTTAAAATATGGACCGTATGGTGGTGGACATGGACATCCGGATAAGCTATCCATATCTATTCACAACGGGAAACGTGAAATTTTACCCGATTTGGGAACGTCGGCTTATGGCGTACCTGATTTTACAACTTGGTATCGGAAATCTTTAGCGCATAATACGGTTACGGTCGATGGTAAAGATCAAGCTCCGGTTACAGGGAAATTGGTTCGTTTTTTACCGTCTTCATCCGGAGGTACAATTGAAGCAGAAGTGGATAGTGCGTATAATGGTGTAAAGATGAGACGTTGTGTGACGCTTAAAAAAAATCGGTTGTCGGATGATTTTGTTTGCGAGTCGTCGAGATCTCATGTTTATGATTATGTATTGTTGTTTACAGAACCTTTGGACCTTCCTCAGGTAGGGAAAGAAATAGCCATAACAGATGCTCCTGTATATGAAAAAATCCAGAATATGAAACGGTGTATTGTCCGAGGAAAATTTACTATACAGACATCTGATGCAGAGATACGAATCGAGCCTGGTTGTGATGAAATAGAACTTTATACCGGGGTAGCACCCGGAATACCCCCCACGAATCCCGGAGTTATAACGAAAAATCATAGTGAGCAACGAGAAACACAACCTTGCTATCCTTTAATTATCAGAGTAAAAGGTGAGAAAATGAATATACAAACAATTTGGAATTTAAAATAG